Proteins found in one candidate division KSB1 bacterium genomic segment:
- a CDS encoding F0F1 ATP synthase subunit epsilon — MESKFFNLEIITPQKIIYQQQVKHIRLPGVDGYFGIKAGHAPFVTSLKIGEIKVDLEHDTKYFATSGGVVEVLPHKTTVLVETAEEASEIDVERAIYAKDRAKRRMTERVPGTDLERAKDAWYRAINRLKIAKKIKQGETK; from the coding sequence ATGGAATCAAAATTTTTTAATTTGGAAATCATAACGCCTCAGAAGATCATTTACCAGCAACAGGTGAAGCATATCCGTTTGCCTGGAGTGGATGGCTATTTCGGGATCAAGGCAGGCCATGCCCCGTTCGTGACCAGTTTAAAGATCGGTGAAATCAAGGTGGATTTGGAGCACGATACGAAATATTTTGCCACGAGCGGAGGTGTCGTGGAGGTATTGCCTCACAAGACCACGGTGCTGGTAGAGACGGCTGAGGAGGCCTCTGAGATCGACGTTGAGCGGGCCATTTATGCGAAAGACCGTGCCAAACGACGGATGACAGAGCGTGTACCCGGTACAGATTTGGAGCGAGCGAAAGATGCTTGGTACCGAGCGATCAATCGCCTGAAAATCGCCAAAAAAATCAAGCAAGGGGAGACCAAGTAG
- a CDS encoding GNAT family N-acetyltransferase, with product MIEIESLQSPAQLPELHDFWNHNVIYDPMPQHILLEKTFGDSDFNPELTLIARKEKQIVAFMQGLIRQIDQDFRRGYIKLFATDQNYRRQGIATMLLKRIERHMQRIGVQSLRLMDCNPNYFQPGIDPRYTEAIAFAERNGFRRFADTANLEVDLQNQNFDTSREEQQLAQEQIIIRRATKEDWPLVEQLILNHFKAWLPEIQTTYTNNPISLHIAEYNGKIEAFSAYDANNLNMGWFGPMGTNPILRGKGIGGILLKRCLDDMKKQGHRVSIIPWVGPIPFYLHYANARLTRVFWRYEKSLD from the coding sequence ATGATCGAAATCGAATCCCTACAATCCCCAGCCCAGCTCCCCGAACTCCACGATTTTTGGAATCACAATGTGATTTATGACCCAATGCCCCAGCATATCCTGCTTGAAAAGACTTTTGGTGATAGCGATTTCAACCCAGAGCTTACGCTCATAGCTCGCAAAGAGAAACAAATTGTTGCTTTCATGCAGGGATTGATCCGCCAAATCGATCAAGATTTTCGAAGGGGATATATCAAATTATTTGCAACGGATCAGAATTATCGACGCCAGGGCATTGCCACGATGCTGTTGAAACGAATCGAACGGCATATGCAAAGGATCGGCGTTCAAAGCCTTCGCCTGATGGATTGCAACCCCAACTACTTCCAACCAGGCATCGATCCCAGGTATACCGAAGCCATCGCCTTCGCCGAACGAAACGGGTTTAGACGGTTTGCTGATACTGCAAATTTAGAAGTCGATTTACAAAATCAAAATTTTGATACGAGTCGTGAGGAACAGCAACTCGCCCAGGAACAGATTATCATTCGCCGCGCCACAAAAGAAGACTGGCCATTGGTGGAGCAATTGATCCTGAATCACTTCAAAGCCTGGTTGCCAGAGATCCAAACAACGTACACTAACAATCCGATTAGCCTTCACATTGCCGAATATAACGGAAAAATCGAAGCGTTTTCAGCTTATGATGCCAACAATTTAAATATGGGCTGGTTCGGTCCCATGGGAACAAACCCAATTCTCCGAGGAAAGGGGATCGGTGGCATCCTATTGAAACGATGCCTCGATGATATGAAGAAGCAGGGACATCGAGTTTCGATCATCCCTTGGGTAGGACCGATCCCGTTTTATCTGCATTACGCCAATGCTCGGTTGACGCGGGTGTTCTGGCGGTATGAGAAAAGCCTTGATTAG
- a CDS encoding DUF1343 domain-containing protein: MTSKSSLFFVFILANLLNALCIKTDLQTKTNVACCVKPGIDVLIEKQRHLIEGKRLGLITNPTGITCRFKSTIDALNEIPNVKLVALFGPEHGVRGDIPGGERVATYKDKKTGITVYSLYGNTYKPTPEMLEDLDVLLYDIQDIGSRAYTYIYTMAYAMEAARDANIPFIVLDRPNPLGGNRVEGNVLDPKFKSFIGLYPIPYIYGLTVGELAQLFNKEFGINCNLTVVPMEGWRRDMTYEDTGLLWVPTSPHVPHPETAYLVAAIGCIGELGTISEGVGTPSPFEFIGAPWIDGDRLADELNSKQLPGVYFRPTYFRPFYLRFIKEQCGGVQIHILDKNAFEPANIQVHILAAIKKLFPDKNIFDTPRIASFDRAYGTDEVRQAVIRGDAPEKIIASWQEELEKFKQIRKKYLIYQ, encoded by the coding sequence ATGACAAGTAAAAGCTCTCTATTTTTCGTATTCATATTGGCAAATCTCCTGAATGCTCTCTGCATAAAAACGGATCTGCAGACCAAAACCAATGTTGCGTGTTGCGTCAAACCCGGCATCGATGTGCTTATCGAAAAGCAGCGCCATTTAATAGAGGGAAAACGGCTTGGACTGATTACAAATCCCACCGGAATCACCTGCCGGTTCAAATCCACCATAGATGCCTTGAATGAGATTCCAAACGTGAAATTGGTGGCGCTATTTGGACCTGAACACGGCGTTCGGGGGGACATTCCCGGTGGGGAACGAGTGGCGACGTACAAAGACAAAAAAACCGGAATCACTGTTTATAGCCTGTATGGCAATACTTACAAGCCAACTCCTGAAATGTTGGAAGATCTTGACGTCTTGCTCTACGATATTCAAGACATCGGCTCCCGCGCCTATACCTACATTTACACCATGGCTTATGCTATGGAAGCGGCTCGAGACGCCAATATCCCTTTCATTGTCCTTGATCGTCCCAATCCATTGGGTGGCAATCGAGTTGAGGGCAATGTGCTCGATCCGAAGTTCAAATCCTTTATCGGACTCTATCCAATTCCCTACATATATGGCCTGACGGTGGGCGAGCTGGCGCAGTTGTTTAACAAAGAGTTCGGGATCAATTGCAATTTGACAGTCGTGCCAATGGAGGGCTGGAGGCGCGACATGACGTATGAAGACACGGGCCTGCTCTGGGTGCCCACTTCGCCGCATGTCCCGCATCCAGAAACGGCTTATTTAGTGGCGGCAATCGGCTGCATTGGCGAATTAGGAACAATCTCAGAGGGGGTAGGCACACCCTCCCCATTCGAGTTCATCGGTGCTCCATGGATCGATGGCGATCGCTTGGCAGATGAGCTGAACTCCAAGCAACTACCCGGGGTCTATTTCCGACCTACTTATTTTCGACCATTTTATTTGCGCTTCATCAAAGAGCAATGCGGCGGAGTTCAAATTCATATTCTTGACAAAAATGCCTTTGAGCCAGCTAACATCCAGGTGCATATTTTGGCTGCAATAAAAAAGCTTTTTCCCGATAAAAATATTTTCGATACCCCACGAATTGCAAGCTTTGACCGAGCCTATGGTACAGATGAAGTAAGGCAAGCCGTGATTCGAGGGGATGCGCCAGAAAAAATCATTGCTTCATGGCAAGAAGAATTGGAAAAATTTAAGCAGATCAGAAAAAAGTATTTGATTTATCAATAA
- a CDS encoding insulinase family protein: MMRLNGAKLFAIVVILFLNPPNLIFSQTLNLEDQVIEYTLDNGLKLLMVERHEVPRVVCHIYYRVGSVYERPGITGISHFHEHMMFKGTRVMGVTDFEKDDEINRQIDELMDKIYREKYWKKDGDLTQVKVWEAKVDSLMKAEKQYIIKDDLWETYMKNGGTGLNASTGQEITGYYVTLPSNKVALQMWLESDRMMNPYFREFYSEKEVVREERRLSENRPGYLFNEQLNASFFAASPYSWSVIGWDVDLQKLTKQDMIDYNRKYYVPNNAVAVYVGDIHPEEIIALAKLYFGRVPRGPEPEPVRTIEPKQFCEKRLYGEADAPPSVTIKYHVPPLGHPDEAVFEVISGIMNGNSGRLYKKLVKEKGIAIDAYGYGGGMAYAGQFTFGGRPKIAAGHTPEELEQAIYDEIELLKNEPVSDYELQKVKNRAEASFIRSLSSTYGLASRLGRSELGPGWRDIQRSLERLKAVTSDDIMRVAKTYFVKDNRTVGILVRKEKR, translated from the coding sequence ATGATGCGATTGAATGGTGCAAAATTGTTCGCCATAGTTGTCATATTATTTTTGAATCCTCCAAATTTGATCTTTTCTCAAACCCTAAATCTGGAGGATCAGGTGATCGAATACACACTGGATAATGGGCTAAAGCTGCTAATGGTAGAGCGGCATGAGGTTCCCCGCGTGGTTTGCCACATTTATTATCGAGTGGGCAGTGTCTATGAGCGTCCTGGCATCACTGGAATTTCCCATTTCCATGAACATATGATGTTCAAAGGCACCCGCGTGATGGGGGTAACCGATTTCGAAAAGGATGACGAAATCAACCGGCAGATCGATGAGCTGATGGACAAAATCTACCGGGAGAAATATTGGAAAAAAGATGGTGATCTAACGCAGGTGAAGGTTTGGGAGGCCAAGGTCGATAGTTTGATGAAAGCAGAGAAGCAATATATCATCAAAGATGATCTATGGGAAACCTACATGAAAAATGGGGGGACTGGTCTGAACGCTTCGACTGGGCAGGAAATCACTGGATATTATGTCACACTGCCGTCGAACAAAGTGGCATTGCAAATGTGGTTGGAATCAGATCGGATGATGAATCCGTATTTCCGAGAGTTTTATTCAGAAAAAGAGGTGGTCCGCGAGGAACGTCGTTTGAGTGAAAATCGGCCAGGGTATCTTTTTAATGAACAACTGAATGCCAGCTTCTTTGCAGCATCCCCTTATTCGTGGAGCGTGATCGGCTGGGATGTGGACCTGCAAAAATTAACCAAACAGGATATGATCGATTACAATCGCAAGTATTACGTGCCAAATAACGCGGTGGCGGTTTATGTTGGAGATATTCATCCTGAAGAAATCATCGCTTTGGCGAAGCTCTATTTTGGACGTGTCCCCAGAGGGCCAGAGCCAGAGCCAGTTCGCACCATAGAGCCGAAGCAATTTTGCGAGAAGCGCCTATATGGCGAGGCTGATGCTCCACCGTCGGTCACCATCAAATATCACGTCCCACCTCTCGGTCATCCAGATGAAGCAGTATTCGAAGTGATTAGCGGGATCATGAACGGCAATAGCGGTCGGCTGTACAAGAAACTGGTTAAAGAAAAAGGAATTGCCATCGATGCTTACGGGTACGGCGGTGGCATGGCCTATGCAGGACAGTTCACTTTCGGTGGCCGGCCGAAAATCGCTGCTGGACATACGCCAGAGGAATTGGAACAAGCAATATATGACGAAATTGAGTTGCTAAAGAATGAACCCGTGTCCGATTATGAGCTGCAAAAAGTGAAAAACCGCGCCGAGGCGAGTTTTATACGATCACTCAGCTCGACTTATGGCCTGGCGTCTCGATTGGGACGGAGCGAATTGGGGCCAGGTTGGCGGGATATTCAGCGTTCGTTGGAGCGACTGAAGGCCGTAACCTCGGACGACATCATGCGGGTGGCGAAAACCTATTTCGTCAAAGACAATCGCACGGTAGGGATCCTGGTCCGAAAGGAAAAGCGATAA